The segment TTGGATATGAACCTAAGAACAATTGCAGTCCGCTTTTTTGTGAAGCGGCTATTAAACCATAACTCACCGCCTGGTTACCCATAATGGAACGGTATAAACCTGGTTCCATCTTTGCTTTCTCTACTTTATAGGTTGTAGTAAATGTTTCCGTAGTATCGCCGTAATTGTAACCGGCTCTCATAACACGGATGTTACTTTCAAGAATATCAGGTTTCTTACCAAATTTTTCGGTGAGGAAGCTGATGGTACTTTCCATGTCACGGTTGTACATCCAATACAAAAAGCCCAGCACAAACATATTCTTTGCACGGTCTTTTTCTTTCATACCCATCGTGATGTCAGTGAGCGCTTCTCTCGTCATCTTGGTCACATCCATCTTGATCACTTCGTAGTTTGATAAGCTATCGTTCTCAAGAGGATTAACGCCTTCAGGGTAGTTGGCAAGACGAAGATTCTTCGCATCAAAACCATCGGTATTAACAATGATCTTCCCACCTTTCTTAATGGCTTTGAGATTGGCTTTTAATGCCGCCGCATTCATGGCTACCAATACATCACAATCATCACCTGGTGTGTACACATGATCACTGCTGAAACGCAACTGATAACCACTCACACCGGCAAGGGTTCCTTGTGGAGCACGGATCTCTGCCGGAAAATCGGGGAAAGTGGCAAGATCGATTCCCATGAGGGCGGTATTATTGGTAAACTGGCTACCGGTCAATTGCATACCATCACCACTATCGCCGGCAAACTTGATGACTACATCGTTTAATAGTTCCTGAGTTCTTGTCATAGCAACGCAAAGTTAGGTGTGCTCAATCTATGAAAAAATTCAATCTAAAATATTCTTACCGATTTTTTCAGTCGAAAACAGGTAGAAAGTTTTATTTCGACAGAATTTCTGCCAGATGGCAGTTGAAACCCTGCTGAAAATCATTGTTAAAGGAGGAGAAAATGAAGAAGCGATTGCAGATTGCCCAATCATCCTGAAAATTATTTGTCTGCTGATCGCTATTTTGACTTCTTAATTGCAACACCTATCCTAAACACTCTCATTGAATCATTATTGACTGCAGCAAGCAATATCTTTTCTCCGTTTGATAAACGAATAAGCGACATGTCCTTTACATCACCATTCAAAATAAAGCCGCTGGTTGCCGGTGGAACTGATGTGAAGGACTTATTGCTACCACCTCGAAGGAAACAACCATAAGACGCATCATATCTTCCAGTCATTACTTCGGCCTGGTATTCATTGCCCGCCAGCAACAGGTCTTTAAACCCATCGTTATCCAAGTCATCGCAGATAATAGTATTAACCGGCGAGAATTGTGCTTCTACCGGCAATGCATGCTTGATAAATTTGCCATTACCTGTATTTTCAAAAAAACAAGTCCTAGTTTCATTACAATGCAGCTCCAAAATTTTTTGGGGTGCTTTTCCTTTAAAGATATCCTGATAGCTGGCGTGTGCATAGTCCTCATTTAAAAGAAATTGTTTTTTTATCGCAGGTACCCGTTCAGCAAAGCGGCCTCTGCTGATGGCGGGATAAGAACGTTTGATACCATCAGCGTCTTTTATGTAATAGAATAAAAAAGGATCAATACTGCCGTTGCCATCCAAATCAGTTGCGAATAATTGCATTGGTTCCTGCAGGCTGACTTTGTATTCACAATTCAACCCAAGGTTTCCAGCTACAACGTCAATATCTCCATCATTATCGATATCGGTAGCGTTCAAACTACGCCACATACCATTCATTTGAGTTAACCCGGCTGATGCAGTTACATCAATTAATTTACCCTGTTTATTCTTAAAAAATTGTAGCGGCATCCAATCTCCCGTAATGATGAGATCTGTTTGCTGATCATTATCAAAATCTGTCCACACTGCAGCAGTAATCATTCCGGGTGTTTGCAAAGCCGGACAAATTTTTGCGGTAACATCAGTGAAAATGCCATGATCATTATGCAATAAAAAACTTTTAGGAGCTACCGGGTACTTATTTGAGACTCTGCCACCAATAAACAAATCGAGATAGCCATCGCTATCAAAATCACCGGCGCTTACACAGCCGGCAATTGTTCTTATCGAATCAGGAATGGCATGAGGCTGCAATTTGAAATTGCCTTTGCCATCATTGATATACAAACGTGGTTGATAATAAATTGAATTTTCTTCATACTGCATGCCGCCGTAAGTAATCAAAAAGTCGCTATCACCATCTTTGTCAGCATCAAACAAAATACAATCCTGGTCTTCTTCAAACTTAATGCTGTCGGTGAGGTTTTTTGAAGTGAACAGTTGTCCTGCTTTCTGCGTAAAAAATTTACCAGAGAAATTAAATGCACCGCCAATAAAAAAATCCGTTGTACCATCATTATTGATATCACCAGTAGTAATAAACGGTCCCATTTGAGAATACTTCTGCGGCAATAATTGTTGACTGGCATAATCGTTGTAAACGTTATCGCTGTGTTTATAAAACAAACCGTTGTACCCTGTTATATCGGAAAAGAGAAACGAAGGACTAACAGAAGCAACAGGATCAACAACTGCGTTTTTCCATGCAAGTGACAGAGTGGTATCTGCCTTTACATTTTTTAACAGCTGCTTCTTCCCATCGGGCCACACAATCACCAGCGAATCTGCCTGATCATTTTTTCCTATTCCAAAAACCAGTTGCTGATCTACTGATGAGAAATATCCACGAACGGGATTTTGTTCCTGCAGTTGCACTTTACCACTAGAATATACAAACAGCTTTGCACCAAATCCTTTTCTGTTGAGGCTGTCTCCATTTACTTGCACACTTAAAAAATGAGATTCGGGAGCTTTGTTTTTCTGATAGGTATTATTGAGGAAAATAAATGCAGGTTTATTAATATTATTTACTACCAGATCAAGATCGCCATCATTATCCAAATCAGCATAAGCTGCGCCGTTCGACATCGAGGGTTCATCAACACCTGCATTAATTGACTGATCTGAAAATGTGAGATCCTTATTATTGATGTATAAATAATTGGGCAGGGTTACATGTTCTAACGAGGCCAGTTTTTTTCTGATTGCTTTTTGCTGTTCTTCCCTTGTTAAGTTTTTATTGAACATATTATTGCTGAACTCAACGAAATCAGCATCAATAAAATCTCTGCCTATGCCATTAGTGACATGCATATCTTTCCAACCATCATTATTAAAATCAGCCATCAACACACTCCAACTCCAGTCAGTAGCATGTATGCCGCTTAAACGGCCTATTTCACTAAAAAAAGGAATACCGGTATTGTGTATTTTAAAGTTTCCGTTATTCAACTGCAACATGTTGCGCATAAATTCCGGCTCGTAACCCATCGCCCGTTCTGATTCATACCGGTCGTAATTCATAAAAGAGAGAGAAGTCTTTTTTCGTTTATTCGTTTCCGGTAGCATATCAAGCGTAACGATATCCGTTAAGGTATCATTATTAATATCTGCAGCATCAGCCCCCATGCTGGAGTAAGACTGGTGTTGAATAGCTTTGTCAATACAATTGACAAACGTACCGTTGCGGTTATTCAGCCATAGTTCGTCATTGAAAATGAAATCATTTGCTACATAAATATCCGGCCAGCCATCATTGTTAAAATCACTAACAGACACACCAAGCCCATAGCCATCTTCTTTAATACCGGCCGCCATTGACACATCTGTATAAACAGGATGACCGGCATTTGCACTATCGCCATCATTGCGGTAGAGTTTATCATTAGCAGGTGAATGGCCGCTTTTGTCACGTGGTAAAATCGTATTGGCATTATTGGCAGCTAATAAATAATTGGCGAGGTACATATCCAGATCGCCGTCTTTATCGTAATCAAAAAAAACAGCCTGCGTGGAATTGCCTGTGTTGGCCAGTCCGTATGCCTCTGCTTCTTCTTTAAAACTAAGATCGTGTTGGTTGATGAAAAAAAGATTTTTTGAACGGGTCACCAGGTCCTTACCAAATACGCAAACGTATATATCATCATAGCCATCATGGTTAATATCAACAACGCTTACACCGGTGCACCAAACATTGGTACCAATGCCTGCTTTCTCTGTGATGTCATCAAATTGATTGTTGCCTTTATTAATATACAAACGGCTGCTTACCTGGTTGCCGCTAAAAAAAATATCCTTCTGCCCATCGTTATTAAAATCGCCAATGCCCACACCTCCACCCATGTAACCAAACTCGTTGATGAAAGAGTATGAAGAATCATTATCGTGGATATCATTACTAAAATCTATACCCGATGCTGTTGCCGGAAGTTGCGTAAACAATGTATTTTCTTGTTGGCGGTTACACGACATCCAGAAAATGATGCCGATAAAAAAAACAAACTGTTTGCAATAAGTGAAAAGCTTGCTCATGCTGGTTACAAGTTATATTTAAAAAAATACAGAGCTACAGATCGACAAAAAAATAGAGGCTATGGGAATAGCCTCTATTTAAATTAACTACAGCATTTATTTTATCAATGGGTTGGTTGAAGTTTCAATTGCAGGAATTGGGAACATATCTACCTGGCCCGGTACAGGATCAGGTTTTAACGAAGGGAAGTAGCCCTTTTTCCTCCAGCGTAAAACATCTATACTTGCCACTTCTTCGCCACCTAATTCAACTGCCCTTTCATGCATTACTGCTTTCAAAGCGTCGTTTTTAGTTACTGGTGCAACAGGTGGCATAGCCACACCTGGACGGCTGCGCACCTCATTGATATAAAGTGCTGCCTGTGCAGGTGTTCCTATTTCTGCTTCACATTCAGCCAACATCAGCAATACATCTGCGTAACGTATTACACGCTGATTAATACCACCGGGATGAAACCCTGAGTTTACATATTCATAAATACTGTACTTGCGGAAAAACCGCTTAATGTTTACACCATTTTTTGTGCTTTTTGCAATATTCATTGCAGCAGCTGTAAGTTGAAGTGGTGTAACTGATGGGTTATTGATATTGTCAACAGCACCGGGAGCTGTTAAGATATTATCACCTTCTTCATAAATGGTAAATTTATATCTCGGATCATTCGGTTCAAATTCATTTAAGAATCTGTCAGATGGAATAACATTTCCCCAAGTGATACCATACTCCTGGTTGCGCACCGTACTCAATGGACTTGTAGAACCCTCACCAATATAACCCCAGTTAAAATTGTTATCACCTTTATCAACAAACACCACTTCAAAAATAGATTCAGCATTAAATTCATGACCGGTTGTAATCGTCACACCACCATCACTCTTTATATCGCCGTCAAAATTCCACAGGTAATTAGGTACCAGCGAATATTTGCCATATACTTTGAGCAAGGCAGTTTTAGCGGCAGCATAATCGCCTTTTTGCATCAGTACTCTGCCCAGTAAAGAATTAGCAGCCCCACTTGTAGCCCGACCATTATCAGATGAGCCATAGCTCGCTGGCAATGCTGCTGCCGCTTCAGTAAGATCCTTTATGATAAAAGCATAAATATCTGCAACAGGTGATTTGCCTTTAAAGCCAATAGCAGAAGAAACCGTTTCTGTATACAACGGAACTTCTCCCCATTGTGATACTAATTCAAAATAAGCCCAGCCTCTTAAAAATTTAGCTTCGCCAACCACTCGGTCTCTTAGTGCAGTGTTATCATTTATTGCCGGTGCTTTCGCAAGTACCAGGTTAGCCCTGTTGATCATTTGGTAACAGCCACTCCATACATTGCTCATTACAGCGTTTGAGTTGGCAGGTGATGGTTGCTTTAACAACTCAGCTCTTGGTGCTTCTAACTGATCTCCACCAGACCAACATTCACCGCCTCTCATATCATGTGTAAAAAACCATTC is part of the Lacibacter sediminis genome and harbors:
- a CDS encoding VCBS repeat-containing protein is translated as MSKLFTYCKQFVFFIGIIFWMSCNRQQENTLFTQLPATASGIDFSNDIHDNDSSYSFINEFGYMGGGVGIGDFNNDGQKDIFFSGNQVSSRLYINKGNNQFDDITEKAGIGTNVWCTGVSVVDINHDGYDDIYVCVFGKDLVTRSKNLFFINQHDLSFKEEAEAYGLANTGNSTQAVFFDYDKDGDLDMYLANYLLAANNANTILPRDKSGHSPANDKLYRNDGDSANAGHPVYTDVSMAAGIKEDGYGLGVSVSDFNNDGWPDIYVANDFIFNDELWLNNRNGTFVNCIDKAIQHQSYSSMGADAADINNDTLTDIVTLDMLPETNKRKKTSLSFMNYDRYESERAMGYEPEFMRNMLQLNNGNFKIHNTGIPFFSEIGRLSGIHATDWSWSVLMADFNNDGWKDMHVTNGIGRDFIDADFVEFSNNMFNKNLTREEQQKAIRKKLASLEHVTLPNYLYINNKDLTFSDQSINAGVDEPSMSNGAAYADLDNDGDLDLVVNNINKPAFIFLNNTYQKNKAPESHFLSVQVNGDSLNRKGFGAKLFVYSSGKVQLQEQNPVRGYFSSVDQQLVFGIGKNDQADSLVIVWPDGKKQLLKNVKADTTLSLAWKNAVVDPVASVSPSFLFSDITGYNGLFYKHSDNVYNDYASQQLLPQKYSQMGPFITTGDINNDGTTDFFIGGAFNFSGKFFTQKAGQLFTSKNLTDSIKFEEDQDCILFDADKDGDSDFLITYGGMQYEENSIYYQPRLYINDGKGNFKLQPHAIPDSIRTIAGCVSAGDFDSDGYLDLFIGGRVSNKYPVAPKSFLLHNDHGIFTDVTAKICPALQTPGMITAAVWTDFDNDQQTDLIITGDWMPLQFFKNKQGKLIDVTASAGLTQMNGMWRSLNATDIDNDGDIDVVAGNLGLNCEYKVSLQEPMQLFATDLDGNGSIDPFLFYYIKDADGIKRSYPAISRGRFAERVPAIKKQFLLNEDYAHASYQDIFKGKAPQKILELHCNETRTCFFENTGNGKFIKHALPVEAQFSPVNTIICDDLDNDGFKDLLLAGNEYQAEVMTGRYDASYGCFLRGGSNKSFTSVPPATSGFILNGDVKDMSLIRLSNGEKILLAAVNNDSMRVFRIGVAIKKSK
- a CDS encoding RagB/SusD family nutrient uptake outer membrane protein; the encoded protein is MKQNIKSIIAATLAIISMQGCDKKLEVLDENNPTTESYFKTAGELQNGVNAVYSTLRSAQLVGREWFFTHDMRGGECWSGGDQLEAPRAELLKQPSPANSNAVMSNVWSGCYQMINRANLVLAKAPAINDNTALRDRVVGEAKFLRGWAYFELVSQWGEVPLYTETVSSAIGFKGKSPVADIYAFIIKDLTEAAAALPASYGSSDNGRATSGAANSLLGRVLMQKGDYAAAKTALLKVYGKYSLVPNYLWNFDGDIKSDGGVTITTGHEFNAESIFEVVFVDKGDNNFNWGYIGEGSTSPLSTVRNQEYGITWGNVIPSDRFLNEFEPNDPRYKFTIYEEGDNILTAPGAVDNINNPSVTPLQLTAAAMNIAKSTKNGVNIKRFFRKYSIYEYVNSGFHPGGINQRVIRYADVLLMLAECEAEIGTPAQAALYINEVRSRPGVAMPPVAPVTKNDALKAVMHERAVELGGEEVASIDVLRWRKKGYFPSLKPDPVPGQVDMFPIPAIETSTNPLIK